Proteins co-encoded in one Rhodococcus sp. PAMC28707 genomic window:
- the pruA gene encoding L-glutamate gamma-semialdehyde dehydrogenase, translating into MDAVTSVPVPINEPVNTYAPGSPERARLRARLDDLSSNPSHLHQVIGGVHRSGTGPGQHVVQPHRHSSVIGIFTSATHQDVRDAIDAAITAAPAWRDRSFDDRAAVFLRAADLLAGPWRETVAAATMLGQSKSVYQAEIDAPCELVDFWRFNVSFARHILADQPVSSPGVWNRVDYRPLEGFVYAITPFNFTAIAGNLPTAPALMGNTVLWKPSPTQSVAAYLTLQLLEAAGLPPGVINLVLGDGPLVSEHALSDPRLAGIHFTGSTATFQHLWREVGNNIARYNSYPRLVGETGGKDFVLAHSSADPDVLTTALIRGAFDYQGQKCSAASRAFVPRSLWNRMGDPFVEQVSQLKFGDVSDLSNFGGAVIDQRAFDRNAAALDRARSTPGLTIATGGTCDDSEGYFVSPTVLLGDDPTDEAFATEYFGPILTVHVYEDSARNSYQDILSKIDCGSKYALTGAVVAKDRTAIEQAHSALRFAAGNFYVNDKPSGAVVGQQPFGGARASGTNDKAGSAQNLLRWASARTVKETFVPPTDHHYPHQAGKGST; encoded by the coding sequence ATGGACGCCGTCACTTCGGTACCCGTTCCGATCAACGAACCGGTCAATACCTATGCTCCCGGCAGCCCTGAACGTGCTCGCCTGCGCGCTCGATTGGACGACCTTTCCTCGAATCCATCCCACCTTCACCAGGTCATCGGAGGCGTACATCGCTCCGGTACCGGACCCGGACAGCACGTCGTGCAACCCCACCGGCACTCGTCCGTCATCGGCATCTTCACCAGCGCCACACACCAGGACGTCCGCGACGCAATCGACGCAGCCATCACGGCCGCACCGGCATGGCGTGATCGCTCGTTCGACGATCGGGCCGCGGTGTTCCTGCGGGCCGCGGACCTTCTTGCCGGACCCTGGCGTGAAACAGTGGCGGCGGCAACGATGTTGGGCCAGTCGAAGTCCGTCTACCAGGCCGAGATCGACGCGCCGTGCGAGCTGGTCGACTTCTGGAGATTCAACGTCTCTTTCGCGCGGCACATTCTGGCAGACCAGCCGGTGAGTTCCCCAGGAGTATGGAATCGGGTGGACTATCGCCCGCTCGAAGGGTTCGTCTACGCCATCACTCCGTTCAACTTCACGGCGATCGCCGGTAATCTGCCCACGGCGCCCGCGCTGATGGGCAACACCGTGCTGTGGAAGCCGTCGCCGACTCAGTCCGTCGCCGCATATCTGACTCTGCAACTGCTCGAAGCGGCGGGACTTCCACCCGGAGTGATCAACCTGGTGCTCGGGGACGGTCCACTCGTATCCGAGCACGCATTGAGCGACCCACGGCTGGCAGGGATCCACTTCACCGGTTCGACGGCGACGTTTCAGCACCTCTGGCGTGAGGTGGGAAACAACATCGCCCGGTACAACTCCTATCCGAGGCTGGTCGGCGAAACGGGGGGCAAGGACTTCGTTCTCGCACACAGTTCGGCCGATCCTGACGTCCTCACCACTGCGCTGATCCGGGGAGCGTTCGACTACCAGGGACAAAAGTGCTCCGCCGCATCACGGGCTTTCGTACCGAGGTCCCTCTGGAACCGGATGGGAGATCCGTTCGTCGAACAGGTGTCGCAATTGAAATTCGGCGATGTGAGCGACCTGTCCAATTTCGGTGGCGCAGTCATCGACCAGCGGGCCTTCGACCGCAATGCCGCCGCGCTCGATCGCGCCAGGTCCACGCCGGGCCTCACCATCGCGACAGGTGGAACGTGTGACGACTCCGAAGGTTACTTCGTCTCTCCCACAGTTCTTCTCGGTGACGACCCGACGGACGAAGCATTCGCCACCGAGTACTTCGGTCCGATCCTGACGGTGCACGTGTACGAGGATTCTGCGCGGAATTCCTACCAGGACATCCTGAGCAAAATCGACTGCGGATCGAAGTACGCACTCACCGGAGCAGTCGTTGCGAAAGATCGGACGGCCATCGAGCAGGCGCACTCGGCATTGAGATTCGCAGCAGGCAATTTCTATGTGAACGACAAGCCGTCCGGCGCCGTCGTGGGTCAGCAACCGTTCGGCGGAGCGCGAGCGTCCGGGACGAACGACAAGGCCGGGTCTGCGCAAAACCTGCTGCGGTGGGCCTCCGCGCGCACGGTCAAGGAGACATTCGTTCCGCCTACCGATCACCACTACCCCCACCAGGCGGGCAAGGGTTCGACGTGA